A region from the Cannabis sativa cultivar Pink pepper isolate KNU-18-1 chromosome 9, ASM2916894v1, whole genome shotgun sequence genome encodes:
- the LOC115721842 gene encoding mitotic-spindle organizing protein 1B: MDAEAAKTARESLDLAFHMSNMLDTGLDRHTLSVLIALCDLGLNPEALAALVKELRTETLNSSSQT, encoded by the coding sequence ATGGATGCTGAGGCTGCAAAAACTGCTAGGGAATCTCTAGACCTGGCATTTCACATGTCGAATATGCTTGACACCGGCCTTGATCGTCACACCCTTTCTGTTCTCATTGCTCTCTGTGATTTGGGTCTCAATCCTGAAGCATTAGCTGCTCTCGTCAAGGAACTCCGAACAGAAACCCTCAACTCTTCATCTCAGACTTGA
- the LOC115723089 gene encoding uncharacterized protein LOC115723089: METTEHKGGEEDKQATSTDDVGWSGMLVNQYRKIKENAETYPYVWGSYIVVYGGFTLYMAYRWRKLRKTEDRVRVLQERLRKIVAAEESSTTSTSTPPGASSTENVRPPVKPSNE; the protein is encoded by the coding sequence ATGGAAACTACAGAGCATAAAGGAGGAGAAGAAGATAAACAAGCAACTAGTACTGATGATGTGGGGTGGAGTGGAATGTTGGTGAATCAGTATCggaaaattaaagagaatgCAGAAACATACCCTTATGTTTGGGGTTCCTACATTGTTGTCTATGGGGGTTTTACTCTTTATATGGCTTATAGATGGAGGAAGCTAAGAAAGACCGAAGACAGAGTTCGAGTTCTTCAGGAAAGATTGCGCAAGATTGTTGCAGCTGAGGAGTCCTCAACAACCTCAACCTCAACCCCTCCAGGTGCTTCCTCCACCGAAAATGTTCGACCACCTGTAAAGCCTTCAAATGAGTGA